The window GCCATATCCAACATATAATTCTCACGGGTAAGAAGAAGCTCTAGCAGTAAGTTGAAACTTATATTCCAATTGTTTGACTGTCCTTGTATTTCAAAACCCGAAATCAAAGGCCAATTTTGGAGTAAAAGGACCTATAAAATAAATGGTGCGAAGCACATGGACCAAATATGTCAAATAATTGAAATACAAAGCTCAAAATGACAATTTAAACTAATTAAACGATCAGATTATGACTAATAGCGCATTCTAAGACATTAAAACGGATAACAACAATCAATGACATGTGATATCAAAAGAAGCAACTCATTAACAAGTTTAAAGAGAGTAGCAGCAGTTGTAATGATATTAATGATAAAAGATAACATGATAGTTCATATTGAGAAAGCAGAGCAAGATGGGTCCTTTGTGAATGCAAATTAAAAGTTGATACCATGCTACTGTAATGAGCAAAAATGGCACCTATATAGCCATATGACATAAATCTTTTAAAAGTGTACTACTTAAAATAATCTGTTATATACCTCATAAGGCACGAATAGAGACCAAATGCTTCTGTTGATTGAATATTTGAATTCACCCAAATTTTCATAGAAACTAATCAGATTGTTGAGTAACTTGTTCTTTAGATGGAGCACATTCGGACATCTCCGTACCTTATAATGCTCGTTGTAGATAATCCACATGAGATGAGTCTGGGCTATCAAATAAGCAGCAGCTCTCTTCAATAATTAGGAGATCCAATTCATgatacattaaaaaaattacacttAATAAAAGAAACACAAACAGAAACAAGATTTGGTTTTTATGAACCTAATTCATAGCTTAACTAGACTTGCAAGATTATCAAAATTACGAACCTAATTCTTGCATCAGACATATAAATGCATCcaaatattagttttttttgaaacttGTGAAGATGTTACATTACATTAAACCTTAGCCTTGGTCTTGTTCTTGTGAACATGTTACAGACTATTGATGAACCCTTAACTTTAGAATGTCATCTGCTATTCATTCAACCATTTGTTATctctgttttgttttgtttgtagCTAGTCTACATTCAAAACGTTGCCCTGTCAGTGTATTTTTTCCAATGACCATGAAGTATTAGATTTGAAGTTTCAAGGTTCTAAGAAGCCAAAACCATAACTCCTAATCTTTCATTTCAATGTCACATTAAGTCTCCAATGACAatttagttttgaatataaaattcggTTAAAAATGTGTTAGtcgtttttatcaaaaacaattTCATGGCTATAGAGAAATTGGAGAAAATAACATGAATGAAACAAATAACACTCTTTTAGTTGAATTAGATAACCATAGGATAGGAGGTTCAATTCAATCCACAGAATGATGGGTGAAATCAACCTTTTACTAGTTTACacctagaaaaagaaaaatcccaGATTATGCCTCCGATTATGGTTATGTATTTACAGCAGGCGTCAACAGCATGCAGGGGTCCTTTAAATCCAAATATtgctatttaaaaaaaaaggttttcaAGTTATTATGATCTAAAATCAACCTTTCCATAAAATATTAATTGCTTATTCTCTTATGTAATTTGGTTTTTACATTTACAAAATAACACTTCCAACACAATGGATCTTCTCTAGCTCTCACAACCTTCTACATGCATACAAGTGCATACAAGATAAAGCAAGTTATTTGTCAACTTCCAAGAACCATCATGGGAAACATGAACATGCAGCCCATTAATACAAATTGTCCATTAGGCTAAAATCACAGTGAAAATGCATAATCAGCAAGTCTGTTAAAACTGAAGCAATGAGTAACAGGCTGAACTGATAACCCATCGAGAAAATGCACAACCAGCAAATGAAATTATGTTGGTGAACTACTCTTCTACACCTCCCACCAGAATCCATTAACCATAACCCCATCCAGAAAGAGAATAATGAGAACATGCTAACCTGCACATATAGGTAGCATGACAATCAACATTCCCACAAAAGCCAATGCAGCAATGCCACCAGCTAAACCATCAGGACCACCAGCTAAGTCAATTCCATTTCCCATAGCAACAAAGCAAAGCACAGTTAACCATAAATAATATTTTCCAATGCAAACTAGACCAAATGGTCTAGGTAGAGGGAGTAGAATTTTCCTGTATAGCAACAATAGAGAGAAAAGTTGATCCAGAAAGTCAGAGACAATGGAGATCAATAGTTCAACCAAAAAGTTTGAAAGGTTTAGCAAAGAAGTTAAAATCATGGGCATCAACTAAATTATTTGAAAGGTTTCTACATCAACATTCAAGTACGGTCATCCAAATATgtattttctaaattatttgAAGTCTGTATTCCTAGCAATAATATAAACTTGAAGTGCCTGACCATCTTCGTATATGGCATTTCCATTTGTATAACATTGATATCAAAGTTCGGAACTCATCCTTTTATGTTAATTCATGACACACACTGACTATTAGGATCAGTAAGAACAGAAAGAGCAAATATATCTACATTCAACTGAGAATATAGATTAAGCAGAGATTCCATGATTTCAGTGTACCTCAGGTTCATGACTCTGAAATTCAGTCTCGTATATTTAGATATCCTGTGAAAGTGGAATCCAAGTGCTCCAACTGATGTCAGGATGTCCTGAGGTTCATGACTCTGTAGTTCAGCCTTGTTTGTTGAAGCTGATTTTCTGATGCTGCCAACTTCACCAACCTAATTGTCCAACTTCAATACATTAGAGGCCTGTCAGAAAGCAAATCAAATTAAGTACTATAAGGAGAGGAATATTCTACATATTTCATACGAAAGGAAGAGTCTACATATTTCAGGTTTTTTAGGTATATAAAGATTCAAGCACACAACATAGAGATGCAGTCAAATCAAGCATTGGAAAATTGGAAACAGAGAGAAAAACTCAGGTCAGTTGTTTAATATGTTGAACTGATACTTTAACTGGGTCATTAGCTACACGTTTAATGCACTCGAAAACCTATGCATATGTTTCATCAAACTCCTCAAACTCTACCCAGAGCAAAAACTGTAGCCTTATTCTTCACAAACTGGATAGGATTCGGATTGCATTCTTATGGTGTAAAATCCGACTGCTTCACAAAAGGAAGAGTCTCACGAGGCTAAAATGAATCTCAAGCCTTTTAATCTGCATTTCAAAATAAACCCCTATTGGCTCATAATCTGGCAAATCAATCTCAAAATATCCATGAACAGAGACTACAAGCATAATTGTTCCTTGTCAACCAGGTTAAACACACAATTTGATTTGGATTAATGCTGGAAATTATTTACTTTTCCAACCTTAATAGACAAACTTTTTGCATGTACTTCTCATGACAGTTCCATATGATCGAACAACTTAACATTATGACCAGTAGCATAAATCTAACCCTTAGGAAAAAGCATTGAAGACCTAATCAACAGTTAGACAGTAGAAGTTAAAATTCACATCTAGGATTCAACGTCAAAGTTAAGAAATTTCCATCTACTTTAGTTAAAACATAAAGATCAACCAGTTAACTTACATATAAGAGCATACATTGAATCTAAATCCATAAAGACGAAAACAtgagaacaagaaagaaaacaggaaaaaaaaaattaacaagagAGGATAAGAGATACCGCCAACGGGAAGGAGAAAAATACCTAAAATCTACTAAAGATTGAATAGAGAAGTTCAATCGATCCTAATTTCCAGAAGATGAGAGTGAGAAGATGGGAGCAAACCTAGGCCGAACATGAAGATGGATTTTTGGCTGAAAGCGTGAGAAGATGGGAGCAAACCTAGGTCGAACAGGAATTAGGGATTTTTATCTTTCGGCCAAAGCGTGAAGTTTATGTCTGATTTTAGGGGGGAATGAAATAATTGGAGGGAATGAAATAATTGGAATGGATAGCAATGGGCGGTAAGGTTACTAATgagtggttttttttttggtataatTAAGGAatgatttttatttcattaataatGAGCGGAATCAGAGTGAATTTGAGCCAAAATATACTTTATAGTCCTTAATAATAGGGTTGTGTAATTTCCACTCATTAAATGTATTGAAAACATATTTGTAATGAGTGGAAATTATACCCACATTAAATTTTGATCATTAAAActcatttttcttgtagtgttttcttccgcagaagtcacattggacaatccgcttgttatgccaacacacatcttttgtgtgcccTATTTTTCCACAACaatcacattgagtgaattgcttatgctgactagtacttgcgtactcagcatggggtttatttctacttGAGTCTTTCACTTGACTCTGCAAgattgtgacatcctttctaagtttctttgactcagattgaacctccgtgacaaacttatgcaagatttgcatgttggtatgtaaatctgagttgtcttggaggagatatcggaggtcactcagcttgacctcttcaatctcgtcacatcgcctgctgagtgattatattttgttattgcattttttagttagcttatataaatcactcagggcatttaccatctcatttctaaacaaaagtaagggtgttacctcattagTATGTActtcctggtcagtttcatcagagaggtcattatgctcagattgagaatggtcagcatcgtcagccatgaagcatatgttggctgtttcatttacatcagcttcagatgaggttgactcatcactatcgctccatgttgctaccatagcttttttgcttcccttcttaaggttgggacagcttgacttgatgtgcccagtttgatgacactcgaaacatgtgacagacttggagctgtccttcttgtatttgtcactcgactcagctttgtatttgtcacttcttctgaatgaccttttgccgtttctgtcatttcttctgaacatcttcttcatttttctagtaaacatggtcatttcttcatcatcagttgactcagcttcagtggagtcagctttcatcactaatgatttctgcttcttatcttcagTTTTCtccttagcttcaaagtttttcatggagatttcatgggtcagcaagaaaccgatcagctcatcatatttgtatgtggtcaggtcctgagcttcctctacagctgtcttcttagcttgccagcttttgggaagacttcgtaagatcttcttcacttgttcttcttcagtgaaattcttaccgagtcttttaagctcatttattatgttggtgaacctggcattcattgttaagatgtcctcattgtcagtcatctcgaacagctcatacaatcgcatgtgttggttcactttggattccttgaccttgctggtgccttcataagtcacttccagcttttttcagatctcctgtgctgactcacaacctgaaatcttattgtattctgcaccatctagagcacagtgaagcatattgatagccgaagcattattttgtaattttttgaggtcatcctctgtccactcagcttcacttttaacaattttctcattgttaatagttttgtatggcacatgtggaccttgaacaattgcaagccatgcactcatgttagtggcttgaataaagttctttatcctattcttccagaatgtataattggatccaaagaataggggaggcctagttattgatagtccctcagggagtatctgtgtgaTTTGGTTctcgggaaggaaacgagtgctattctcacccatttttcgggatcagctcaagattgttagatctttgagtagtgagctttggctctgataccacttgttcgtccctagtaattagttacaaggggggataggaactaatgtaactttttcgcttttaattatgctgacttaatgttattttaagagtttgttaactcattgtgttggtcagcacggccgattgattagtcagacagttttagtactaggctgactaagactgcttgacttgagagttgggaattgacgcttgggaggtcagcttccaactcagcactcagatttactcagtttcaattttaacaatttataagctgagtaaatatcacaagcaacacatgcatatatatatattgggagaaagagtttagaagttactcagcacgacttatcctggttcggcctctctgcctacgtccagtccccagttcctcctgggattttcaatccaatactgagctctttcaagatagagcacaaaccctttacaaggcagtgagtatgcaagagtacgtcctctattcatctactcagctcctactaagtactacaacccagcacttagatttttctaccactgaatgcttacaaccaagcactcagcatacactctcaatataacaattgataaaacacttgttctcttttcagtaaagaacactttagaagattacacagaatcactctagcatttacacagagaatagaagatttggtgtaagatctttgtatttgagtgctttgaagatttctctcttggatttttctttttgtgattcggcaatgatccaaggttcttgattgtcattttatagatggaaatctgcagatggatcatttgaattgttttagccgttaacaccaaaacggctcttttagggaacatcttctggtcagcttcagactgtacatgtcattcccttcctctgttttcctcAGGCGTCagtctttgtcttcttgcatcagactttgtctttttgtgttgttgtcttttaccaataatccattgacccatgtttcttggaattagtcttctgtgtattttcgaggcttcaattattggtgcagaagattggcagactttgtcctttagtgaacggatccttcatgctgtcctgactgtcactcagcttcattcgttatcttcgaatgttcaacttccatgctgagttccttcttagtcagttccgttctgtttatacaattttgaaggagtcttctaat is drawn from Euphorbia lathyris chromosome 9, ddEupLath1.1, whole genome shotgun sequence and contains these coding sequences:
- the LOC136205141 gene encoding uncharacterized protein, with the protein product MNLRKILLPLPRPFGLVCIGKYYLWLTVLCFVAMGNGIDLAGGPDGLAGGIAALAFVGMLIVMLPICAAQTHLMWIIYNEHYKVRRCPNVLHLKNKLLNNLISFYENLGEFKYSINRSIWSLFVPYELIQDIHSTEHEDNFIGSSYVLVYVMIAVN